A part of Vulcanisaeta moutnovskia 768-28 genomic DNA contains:
- the cas3 gene encoding CRISPR-associated helicase Cas3', with product MNIRPGINKALELIEGGHNHIILELPTGYGKSTGGLEIYRKLSELGIPEDRVIHVLPLRAVVEDLARRFYGILNDKVAYQAGIHNITIDKGKIIRKSPFFDADYNITTFDSFIHNTFKIPITEVFRELRHYYIPFARIYTSSVIFDEAHILIDPREKKMLTGFLASLELLKNAEDPVIIMSATLTQNVRSAISNVLPDAVFIRLGSKDESNNNNIIIRDVDFEEKIGNTRYSINFMNAKPIDIINKVIKLVNNDEKNVLIVINNIGFVTKLYEELKNRGIPVGLVHGELTRRDRSSVINNLDNDKYKVLVGTSAIEAGIDKSFNVLITTPDDAASLVQRVGRICRYSECNGELYFICEDDGNDNIKYSKKLCDYLMKKGSKINWRLPYSKDGNISYVEMLEEFKPYKEIEVSHDYLLSFKALERPYIPHDLINYLFNKQFNFNLARKELIEVYVRGRDEFARASPDDVVLDSYTTDLDNAPIDCIESLGYVDEEPVLISDSSLVQDFRDPDRIANAYGKFVENYEATPIMIIKPNCYRGA from the coding sequence ATGAATATTAGGCCAGGCATTAATAAAGCCCTGGAACTCATTGAGGGTGGGCATAATCACATTATTCTTGAGTTGCCGACGGGTTATGGCAAGAGCACCGGTGGTCTGGAAATCTATAGGAAGCTAAGTGAACTCGGTATTCCCGAGGACAGGGTCATTCATGTACTGCCGCTTAGGGCTGTTGTTGAGGATTTAGCCAGAAGATTTTATGGAATACTCAACGATAAAGTTGCTTATCAAGCTGGTATTCATAATATAACGATTGATAAGGGAAAGATTATTAGGAAGTCACCGTTTTTTGATGCTGATTATAACATAACCACGTTTGATTCCTTCATTCATAATACGTTTAAGATACCCATTACCGAGGTATTCAGGGAATTGCGTCATTATTATATTCCATTTGCAAGAATATATACATCTAGTGTTATTTTTGATGAAGCTCATATACTTATTGATCCACGTGAGAAAAAGATGTTAACGGGTTTCTTAGCTAGCTTAGAACTACTAAAGAATGCTGAAGATCCAGTAATCATTATGTCTGCTACATTAACGCAAAACGTGAGAAGCGCAATAAGTAATGTACTGCCTGACGCAGTCTTTATCAGGCTTGGAAGTAAGGATGAAAGTAACAATAATAATATCATCATACGCGACGTCGATTTCGAGGAAAAAATCGGTAATACAAGATATAGCATTAACTTCATGAACGCCAAACCCATTGATATTATTAATAAGGTAATAAAGCTCGTCAATAATGATGAAAAGAACGTACTCATTGTCATTAACAATATTGGCTTTGTAACGAAGCTCTACGAGGAATTAAAAAATAGGGGTATTCCCGTTGGCTTAGTACATGGCGAATTAACAAGAAGAGATAGGAGCAGCGTCATTAATAACTTGGATAATGATAAATATAAAGTACTTGTTGGCACTAGCGCGATTGAGGCTGGTATTGATAAATCATTTAATGTATTAATAACAACACCCGATGATGCGGCAAGCCTTGTACAGAGGGTCGGGAGAATTTGTAGGTATAGTGAGTGTAATGGTGAACTATACTTCATATGTGAGGATGATGGGAATGATAACATCAAGTATAGTAAGAAGTTATGTGATTACTTAATGAAGAAAGGCAGTAAAATTAATTGGAGATTACCGTATTCAAAGGATGGCAATATTAGCTATGTTGAAATGCTTGAGGAATTCAAGCCGTATAAGGAAATCGAGGTGTCTCACGATTATTTACTAAGCTTCAAGGCATTAGAAAGACCCTATATACCTCACGACTTAATTAATTACCTATTTAATAAGCAGTTTAACTTTAACCTGGCTAGGAAGGAATTAATCGAGGTTTATGTAAGAGGGAGGGACGAATTCGCACGTGCGAGTCCTGACGATGTCGTGCTTGATTCATACACGACGGATCTCGATAATGCACCGATTGACTGCATTGAGTCGTTGGGTTACGTTGATGAAGAGCCAGTACTTATTTCTGACTCATCTTTAGTCCAGGACTTCAGAGACCCAGATAGAATAGCCAATGCTTATGG